A stretch of Planctomycetota bacterium DNA encodes these proteins:
- the aceE gene encoding pyruvate dehydrogenase (acetyl-transferring), homodimeric type, translating into MPGGVAPGGNDTPARGDGVTAVDTDPSETREWLDSLRYVISSRGEDRAAYLLQAIEQEAARLGVPLPFSVTTPYINTIPVDRQPPFPGNREIERRIKSIIRWNAMAMVVRANREDKSIGGHISTFASSATLVEVALNHFIRGRGDDCSGDQVYFQGHASPGIYARAFLEGRISEKQLENFRRELATGGGLSSYPHPWLMPGFWEFPTVSMGLGPLMAIYQARFNKYLQDRGIKDTSRQHVWCFIGDGETDEPETLGAISLAARERLDNLVFVINCNLQRLDGPVRGNGKIIQELEGVFRGAGWNVVKVIWGDEWDPLLERDDKGLLVRRMNEVVDGQFQKYVVMPGNYIREHFFGVAPELAEMVSHLSDEKLKKLRRGGHDPEKVYAAYAAAMQCHGRPTVILAKTIKGYGLGEVGEGRNVTHQQKKLNEEELRAFRSRFGIPISDDEVAKAPFYRPAEDSPEMRYLRERREALGGYVPSRPTDSPRLKTPALADYLGFIEKSAGREVSTTTGAVTLMASLLKDKSVGRHIVPIVPDESRTFGMDPLFKQCGIYAHTGQLYEPVDSDQLLYYREAKDGQILEEGITEAGSMSSFIAAGTAYASHGVPMIPIFIYYSMFGFQRIGDLIWAACDCRARGFLLGGTAGRTTLAGEGLQHQDGHSHLFAMAYPTVRAYDPAFVYETTVIMLDGMRRMYAESEEWIYYITVYNENYEMPPMPAGCEAGILEGAYRLREVPANGPAVAPRLPPVQLLGSGAILREVIRASAILAEQYGIASTVWSVTSWKELRRNAQECRRWNMLHPEAEPRRSYLETTIGAADGVFVAASDHVRAVPEQLDPWIPGGLFVLGTDGFGRSDTRGPLRRHFEVDAECVVIATLSRLAAAGAINADVVAAAIRRLGVNPDKIDAALA; encoded by the coding sequence ATGCCTGGGGGCGTCGCGCCCGGCGGTAACGATACCCCCGCCCGGGGGGATGGGGTGACTGCGGTCGACACCGATCCGTCGGAGACGCGGGAGTGGCTCGACTCGCTCCGCTACGTGATCTCCAGCCGGGGTGAGGATCGCGCCGCGTATCTGCTGCAGGCGATCGAGCAGGAAGCAGCCCGGCTCGGCGTGCCGCTGCCGTTCTCCGTCACCACCCCCTACATCAACACGATCCCCGTCGACCGCCAGCCCCCGTTCCCCGGCAACCGCGAGATCGAACGGCGGATCAAGAGCATCATCCGCTGGAACGCGATGGCGATGGTTGTCCGTGCCAACCGCGAAGACAAGAGCATCGGCGGCCACATCTCGACGTTCGCCTCCTCGGCGACCCTGGTCGAAGTCGCCCTCAACCATTTCATCCGTGGCCGTGGCGACGACTGCTCCGGTGACCAGGTCTATTTCCAGGGACATGCCTCCCCGGGGATCTATGCCCGGGCGTTCCTCGAGGGGCGGATCAGCGAGAAGCAGCTGGAGAACTTCCGTCGCGAGCTGGCCACCGGGGGCGGACTGTCGAGCTATCCGCACCCCTGGCTGATGCCCGGGTTCTGGGAGTTCCCCACCGTGTCGATGGGGCTCGGGCCGCTGATGGCGATCTACCAGGCGCGGTTCAACAAGTACCTCCAGGACCGTGGCATCAAGGACACCAGCCGGCAGCACGTGTGGTGCTTCATCGGCGACGGCGAGACCGACGAGCCGGAGACGCTCGGGGCGATCTCCCTGGCCGCCCGCGAGCGCCTCGACAACCTCGTGTTCGTCATCAACTGCAACCTCCAGCGCCTCGACGGGCCGGTCCGCGGCAACGGCAAGATCATCCAGGAACTGGAAGGGGTGTTCCGGGGTGCCGGCTGGAACGTCGTCAAGGTGATCTGGGGCGACGAGTGGGATCCGCTCCTCGAGCGCGACGACAAAGGGCTGCTCGTCCGGCGGATGAACGAGGTCGTCGACGGGCAGTTCCAGAAGTACGTCGTCATGCCCGGCAACTACATCCGCGAGCACTTCTTCGGAGTTGCGCCCGAGCTCGCCGAGATGGTCTCCCACCTCTCCGACGAGAAACTCAAGAAGCTGCGCCGCGGCGGCCACGATCCCGAGAAGGTCTATGCCGCCTACGCCGCGGCGATGCAGTGCCACGGCCGCCCGACCGTGATCCTCGCCAAGACGATCAAGGGCTACGGCCTCGGCGAGGTCGGCGAGGGGCGCAACGTCACCCACCAGCAGAAGAAGCTCAACGAGGAAGAGCTGCGCGCCTTCCGCTCGCGGTTCGGCATCCCGATCTCCGACGACGAGGTGGCCAAGGCCCCGTTCTACCGCCCGGCCGAGGATTCTCCGGAGATGCGCTACCTGCGCGAACGGCGTGAGGCGCTCGGCGGCTACGTCCCTTCCCGGCCGACCGACAGCCCGCGGCTGAAGACGCCGGCGCTGGCCGACTACCTCGGCTTCATCGAGAAGAGCGCCGGCCGCGAGGTCTCGACGACCACCGGCGCGGTGACGCTGATGGCGTCGCTCCTCAAGGACAAGTCGGTCGGCCGCCACATCGTGCCGATCGTCCCCGACGAGTCGCGGACGTTCGGGATGGACCCGCTGTTCAAGCAGTGCGGTATCTACGCCCACACCGGCCAGCTCTACGAGCCGGTCGACTCCGACCAGCTCCTCTACTACCGCGAGGCCAAGGACGGCCAGATCCTCGAGGAGGGGATCACCGAGGCGGGGAGCATGTCGAGCTTCATCGCCGCCGGGACGGCCTACGCCAGCCATGGCGTGCCCATGATCCCGATCTTCATCTACTACTCGATGTTCGGGTTCCAGCGGATCGGCGACCTGATCTGGGCCGCCTGCGATTGCCGGGCGCGCGGCTTCCTCCTCGGCGGCACCGCCGGGCGGACGACGCTCGCGGGCGAGGGGCTCCAGCACCAGGACGGCCACAGCCACCTGTTCGCGATGGCCTACCCCACCGTCCGCGCCTACGATCCGGCGTTTGTCTACGAGACGACGGTGATCATGCTCGACGGGATGCGGCGGATGTACGCCGAGAGCGAAGAGTGGATCTACTACATCACCGTCTACAACGAGAACTACGAGATGCCACCGATGCCCGCCGGCTGCGAGGCGGGGATCCTCGAGGGGGCGTACCGGCTCCGCGAGGTTCCGGCCAACGGCCCGGCGGTCGCGCCGCGTCTGCCGCCCGTGCAGCTGCTCGGATCGGGTGCGATCCTCCGCGAGGTGATCCGGGCCTCCGCGATCCTCGCCGAGCAGTACGGCATCGCCTCGACGGTGTGGAGCGTGACCAGCTGGAAGGAGCTCCGCCGCAACGCCCAGGAGTGCCGGCGCTGGAACATGCTCCACCCCGAGGCGGAGCCGCGGCGCAGCTACCTCGAGACCACGATCGGCGCGGCCGATGGCGTGTTCGTCGCCGCCAGCGATCACGTGCGCGCCGTCCCCGAGCAGCTCGATCCGTGGATCCCTGGCGGCCTGTTCGTCCTCGGCACCGACGGCTTCGGGCGCAGCGACACGCGCGGTCCGCTCCGCCGGCACTTCGAGGTCGACGCCGAATGCGTCGTGATCGCGACGCTGTCGCGGTTGGCGGCAGCGGGCGCGATCAACGCCGATGTCGTCGCCGCCGCGATCCGTCGGCTCGGCGTGAATCCCGACAAGATCGACGCCGCGCTGGCCTGA